The stretch of DNA ATTTCTTGCGCGCCGCCTGGCCCGGCATAATGAAGGTCCTGCCGATATAGCGGTTCTTGACGAAGCCTTCGCGGAACTTGACGCCTAGTCGGTTAGCCAGCTCCAGTGCCGCTGTACGGCTTGTGTCGGGAATCGGGATGACCACGTCGATATCGTGTTCCGGACGTTCGCGGAGAATCTTGTCCGCCAGCTTCTCGCCCATTCGCAGGCGCGCTTTGTACACCGAAACGCCGTCCATCAGCGAGTCCGAGCGAGCCAGGTAGACGTGTTCAAAAATGCAGGGCGCGTAGTGGGGATTCGTGGCGCATTGGCGCGTGTGTAACTTGCCGTCCACAGTGATGTAAACCGCCTCACCCGGCGCAAGATCGCGTATCAGCGAAAAACCGAGAACGTCCAACGCGACGCTTTCGGAGGCGATCATGTATTCAACGCCGTGTTCGGTATGGCGCTGCCCGAACACAATAGGCCGAATCGCATTAGGGTCACGGAAACCGACGATGCCATAGCCGGTCACCATGGCCACCACCGCATAGCCTCCTACGCAACGCTCATGAACCTTGGCCACAGAGGCGAAAACGTCCTCTTCAGTGGGCTGAAGCTTGCCGCGTACAGCCAGTTCATGGGCAAAGACGTTAAGCAGCACCTCCGAATCGGAATTGGTGTTTACGTGGCGCAGGTCAGATTCGTAAATTTCTTTGGTCAACTGATCAACATTGGTCAGGTTGCCGTTGTGCGCCAGAGTGATCCCGTAAGGAGAGTTCACGTAAAACGGTTGCGCTTCGGCCGAGCTGGAGCTGCCCGCGGTGGGATAGCGGACGTGACCGATACCCATGTTGCCGACCAGACGCTGCATGTGGCGCTGCTGAAATACGTCACGAACCAGCCCGTTATCCTTGCGCAGAAACAGCTTGCCGCCATCACTGGTTACGATTCCGGCTGCATCCTGACCACGGTGTTGCAAGACGGTAAGCGCGTCATACAACGCCTGATTGACGTTCGACTTACCGACAATGCCGACAATGCCACACATGCAAGGAACCTCTCAGTTGGTACAGGCTGGTCCGGATGTGCCAACGGCCAACAGACCGAGGCATACCCGTTTTTTTAAGTGTTCGTTTCAGCCGGAAGCGTCGAGTGAGCCGGCTACCCATTGACTACCGAACCCTAGAATCACGTTCTTCGACCAATCCGCTACCAGCAGAAAATGCGGCAGCAACGTCGACTCACGCCACCATGGATCCTGCTGTACAGGCGCCAGGCTGAGCAGACCAACCAACACCACGATTAGCAGTCCGCCTCTAGCTGCGCCAAAAACCATCCCAAGAAAGCGATCCGTGCCGGAAAGCCCGGTAACACGAACCAGCTCACCGATGAGAAAGTTGATCAGCGCGCCTACCAGCAACGTCACGATGAAAAGAATTGCGCACGCTGCGATGACCTGAAAAGAAGGTGTGCTGATAAAGTCGGCGAGATGATGAGACAGCGCACCGCCAAACATCCAGGCGACAACGCCAGCGACGATCCAGGTGAGCAGTGAGAGCGCTTCTTTGACGAAACCGCGCTTCAGACTGATCAGGCTGGAGATCACAACAACGGCGATAAACGCCCAATCGACCCAGGTGAATGTCACAGGGTTTCCTGCACAGGAGAAAGGCGCCGCATTTTAACAGAGCACCCGCTACGGAGTAAGCGTTAAGCGCCTCTCTTGAGCACAGGCGGTTGAAGTGAATTGAGCTTCGCCTTTAAGAAGCAGCAGGCTCAGCCTTGCTCTGGTTTGAAGCGTACGACAAAACCATCCAGCTTCTGCTGACGCTGCAGCTGGTCACGTAGACGATTGGCTTCCGCCCGCTCCACTAGAGGCCCGACGAAAACCCGATTCATCCCATCGGCGGTGCGGATATAGGCGTTATATCCCTGCGAGCGTAGCGTCTGCTGCAGCTTCTCGGCATTTTCGCGACTGGAAAGGCTGGCCAGCTGTACGGACCAACTAACCGGCAGGTTCGCTGTATCAAGTCGTTTTTCTTCCGGGGTTTGACGCGTGGAAGCGTTACCTACTTGAGCAGGAGCCGGTTCTGATGCGGGTTCTGGCTCAGTAAGTACCGGCGCCGGCTCGATGGGTGCTACCGGGGATTCTGGTTGGGCGGCCTGAGGTCCCTCTTCGATGATTTCGAACTCTTCGGGAAATGGCTCGACTTCAGGCTCCGGCACTTCGACAGGCTGTGTCTCGATCACAGGCACGGCTGGCGCATCAGGCATTTCCGGCGCGTCTACCGCAACCTGCCGACCAGCATCTTCGCGATTGAAAAGCATCGGAACGAATATCACCGCCAGCGCAACAAGCACCAGCGCGCCGACGATACGCTGCAGTAATCCTTTATCCACCACGACCTAGCCCTCCACTCGCTGCGTGCCGATCAAGCCAAGCCAGCGCTTCAGCCACGCAATAAAAAGATCCGAACAGTACGATCTCGTCTCCATCGTCCGCCTTATTGCACTGCGCCTCTAGCGCCTGTGCGATTCCCGGATGAATAGTGACGGGCGCGCCGCGTTCCATCAATGCCGCACTGAGCTCGATAGCGGTCCGCGTACGAGGCGTCGGCAATGGACCCACTGCCCAGCTAGCGACAACGGGCAACATTTCTTCGATCACGCCGGGAAGATCTTTGTCGGCCAGCAGGCCAAATACGGCGTGTCGGCGTTCAGCCCTCTCATGCCGCCCAAGCTCACGAGCCAGATAGCCAGCGGCGTGCGGGTTGTGCGCAACGTCCAGCAACACCGACAACTCTTTACCACCCCAGCGAATCACACGACGGTCTAGCCGGCCGGTTACACGGGTGCTCCGTAGCGCCTCTGTGAGCTGCTCCGGCTGCCAGGCCGTCTCGAGCATTGCAAACGCCTGCAATGCCACCGCCGCGTTTTCCAGAGGCAACGGCAACATCGGTAGATTTTTAAGCTCTAGCGTACGGCCCGCTTGTGTCATGCCGTGCCAGTGCCAGCAGTCTACTGCTCGCTCCAAATCAAAATCACGGCCACGTACGAACAACGGCACGGTGGACTGAATCGCGCTGTTCATCATGGAGTCGGGGGGCGCAGTATCACCGCATATGGCAGGTCTAGCGGGACGAAAGATCCCGGCTTTTTCGAACGCCACGCTCTCCCGCGTCGTGCCCAGCCATTCGGCATGGTCCAGGCCGATGTTGGTTACCACGGAGACGTCGGCGTCGACCAGGTTAACCGCATCCAAACGGCCACCGAGTCCGACTTCAAGCACTACTGCGTCAAGGCGCTCACGCTCGAAAAGCCAAAAAGCGGCGAGCGTGCCCATCTCAAAATAAGTTAGGGAAACCGAGCCACGTGCGCGCTCGACTGCTTCGAACGCCTCGCACAGCGACTCATCGGTGGCATCGTCTCCGTTAATGCGAACACGTTCGTTGTAGCGCAGCAGATGGGGCGAGCTGTATACGCCCACCCTCTTGCCCTGCCCGGCCAGCATGTTGGCGATAAACGCGCAGGTCGAGCCCTTGCCGTTTGTGCCAGTAACGGTAACGACTTGAGCGGCGGGACGTGTAAGGCCAAGCGTGGTCGCCACCGCGTGACAGCGATCGAGCCCCATCTCGATCGCTGTGGGATGCAACTGCTCGAGATAATCGAGCCAGTCTTGCAGGCTCCGCCGGGTCATGCGTCGGCCGTTACCCGCGCAGGTTCTGCCGGGGTAGGCAGTTGCTGCAATTGTGCGAGAAGACGTGCGAGGCGGCTTCTAAGCTCGGATCGAGGAACAATCAAGTCGATGGCACCGTGATCAAGCAGGAATTCGCTGCGCTGGAATCCTTCAGGCAATTTCTCTCGAACCGTCTGCTCAATTACGCGCGGACCAGCAAAGCCAATCAACGCTTTGGGTTCTGCGACGATTACGTCCCCGAGCATGGCCAGACTTGCCGATACGCCACCATAAACCGGGTCGGTCAGAACGGAAATGAATGGCAAGCCCTCTTCGCGCATACGGGCCAGCACAGCGGACGTCTTGGCCATCTGCATTAACGAAATGAGCGCCTCCTGCATCCGAGCACCGCCGGACGCAGCGAAACAAACCAGCGGACAGCGTTGCTCAAGCGCAGCATTAGCAGCTCGAACGAAGCGCTCACCAACGATCGCCCCCATTGACCCACCCATGAAGGAGAACTCAAACGCGCAGGCCACCACCGGCATATGCATCAAAGTCCCGCGCATGGCAATAAGCGCATCCTTTTCGCCCGTCTGCTTTTGTGCAGCGGACAGGCGATCCTTGTACTTTTTACTGTCACGAAACT from Pseudomonas sp. DNDY-54 encodes:
- a CDS encoding SPOR domain-containing protein, which codes for MDKGLLQRIVGALVLVALAVIFVPMLFNREDAGRQVAVDAPEMPDAPAVPVIETQPVEVPEPEVEPFPEEFEIIEEGPQAAQPESPVAPIEPAPVLTEPEPASEPAPAQVGNASTRQTPEEKRLDTANLPVSWSVQLASLSSRENAEKLQQTLRSQGYNAYIRTADGMNRVFVGPLVERAEANRLRDQLQRQQKLDGFVVRFKPEQG
- the purF gene encoding amidophosphoribosyltransferase, yielding MCGIVGIVGKSNVNQALYDALTVLQHRGQDAAGIVTSDGGKLFLRKDNGLVRDVFQQRHMQRLVGNMGIGHVRYPTAGSSSSAEAQPFYVNSPYGITLAHNGNLTNVDQLTKEIYESDLRHVNTNSDSEVLLNVFAHELAVRGKLQPTEEDVFASVAKVHERCVGGYAVVAMVTGYGIVGFRDPNAIRPIVFGQRHTEHGVEYMIASESVALDVLGFSLIRDLAPGEAVYITVDGKLHTRQCATNPHYAPCIFEHVYLARSDSLMDGVSVYKARLRMGEKLADKILRERPEHDIDVVIPIPDTSRTAALELANRLGVKFREGFVKNRYIGRTFIMPGQAARKKSVRQKLNAIDLEFRGKNVMLVDDSIVRGTTCKQIIQMAREAGAKNVYFCSAAPAVRYPNVYGIDMPSAHELIAHNRSTEEVAELIGADWLIYQDLDELIDAVGGGKVKIENFDCAVFDGKYVTGDIDAVYLHKIEQARNDLSKTKGVAGSAIIDLYNN
- the accD gene encoding acetyl-CoA carboxylase, carboxyltransferase subunit beta, yielding MSNWLVDKLIPSIMRSETQKSSVPEGLWHKCPSCEAVLYRPELEKTLDVCPKCQHHMRIDARARLDIFLDKEGREELGAELEPVDRLKFRDSKKYKDRLSAAQKQTGEKDALIAMRGTLMHMPVVACAFEFSFMGGSMGAIVGERFVRAANAALEQRCPLVCFAASGGARMQEALISLMQMAKTSAVLARMREEGLPFISVLTDPVYGGVSASLAMLGDVIVAEPKALIGFAGPRVIEQTVREKLPEGFQRSEFLLDHGAIDLIVPRSELRSRLARLLAQLQQLPTPAEPARVTADA
- the folC gene encoding bifunctional tetrahydrofolate synthase/dihydrofolate synthase produces the protein MTRRSLQDWLDYLEQLHPTAIEMGLDRCHAVATTLGLTRPAAQVVTVTGTNGKGSTCAFIANMLAGQGKRVGVYSSPHLLRYNERVRINGDDATDESLCEAFEAVERARGSVSLTYFEMGTLAAFWLFERERLDAVVLEVGLGGRLDAVNLVDADVSVVTNIGLDHAEWLGTTRESVAFEKAGIFRPARPAICGDTAPPDSMMNSAIQSTVPLFVRGRDFDLERAVDCWHWHGMTQAGRTLELKNLPMLPLPLENAAVALQAFAMLETAWQPEQLTEALRSTRVTGRLDRRVIRWGGKELSVLLDVAHNPHAAGYLARELGRHERAERRHAVFGLLADKDLPGVIEEMLPVVASWAVGPLPTPRTRTAIELSAALMERGAPVTIHPGIAQALEAQCNKADDGDEIVLFGSFYCVAEALAWLDRHAASGGLGRGG
- a CDS encoding CvpA family protein codes for the protein MTFTWVDWAFIAVVVISSLISLKRGFVKEALSLLTWIVAGVVAWMFGGALSHHLADFISTPSFQVIAACAILFIVTLLVGALINFLIGELVRVTGLSGTDRFLGMVFGAARGGLLIVVLVGLLSLAPVQQDPWWRESTLLPHFLLVADWSKNVILGFGSQWVAGSLDASG